CGGCCCAGCTCGCTGCTCGCCCGGATGATCGAGGCCGACGAGATCGCAGCGATGGTGGCGCTGCTGGCCAGCCCGCTGGGGGCCGCATCGAACGGCGCGGCGGTGCGCGTCGAGGGTGGCAGCTACCGCTCCATCCTGTGAGGACGGCTGACATGAAACGGATGATGTCTCTTCTGTCCCTCTCCTTTGCCGCCGCGATGGCGCCGGCCGGCGCCACAGAGCCGGCCGCCATGGAGCGCTGGAGAAGCTACGCCGGGGTGACCTGGGAGGCGCCGGCCGAGGGCAACACGGCGGATGCCGATTCGGTGAATGCGCCCATCGCGGGCCTTCACTTCGACCGGGCTGGCCGCGCCTTCGTCAGCACGCCGCGCCTCATCTCGGCCCGGTCCCCGGCGACCTTGAGCGTCTTGCACACCGGTCATGAATCCGGTCCCGCACGGCTACGGGCTTTTCCTTCCGCTGAAGGCAATTCCGTCGCCGCGGCGCCCGAGCAGCACCTGCGGAACGTGCTCGGCTTCCATGTTGATGCCCGCAACGGCTGGCTCTGGGCCCTGGACATGGGGTTCGTGGCCGGAGAGCCCGAAGCGCCGGTGGGCGCGCAGAAGATCGTGGTGTACGACCTGAAAAGCGGACGCACGGTGAAGCGCATCGGCCTGGACGCGGTGGCGGACCGCAAGGGCAGCTTCCTGAACGACCTTGCCGTCGACGAGCGGCGCAAGCTCGCCTACATCTCCGACAGCGGTCTGCGCAGCGCGCCCAGGAACCAGGCCGCCATCATCGTGGTGGATCTGGAGAGCGGGCGGGC
This genomic stretch from Eleftheria terrae harbors:
- a CDS encoding L-dopachrome tautomerase-related protein, giving the protein MSLLSLSFAAAMAPAGATEPAAMERWRSYAGVTWEAPAEGNTADADSVNAPIAGLHFDRAGRAFVSTPRLISARSPATLSVLHTGHESGPARLRAFPSAEGNSVAAAPEQHLRNVLGFHVDARNGWLWALDMGFVAGEPEAPVGAQKIVVYDLKSGRTVKRIGLDAVADRKGSFLNDLAVDERRKLAYISDSGLRSAPRNQAAIIVVDLESGRARRVLDRHVSVMPEAGVKVTAHGEAVWPGHPLTLGINGIALSPSGDTLYWTVTTSTKAYSLPAALLRSSASDAQLAAAVTLLGDVGGNTDGIVAAADGRLYITDVSHNGIVRFDPQTRRMELLGANEDVYWPDTATLTPDGDLVFTASRLNAHFAGAVKPGAERYDLWRLKLPR